One genomic region from Colletotrichum lupini chromosome 7, complete sequence encodes:
- a CDS encoding NADH:flavin oxidoreductase/NADH oxidase, translating to MSSKLFQPLKVGQVQLSHRVVMAPLTRFRFDADHIPLDIALEYYTQRAAVPGTLIIAEAVLISPEHGGFPNAPGIWNERQIAGWKKVTDAVHEKGSIIYAQLIAPGRAAVVPVLEKEGGHPLLSSSAIPISPESPVPREMTAEEIASAVKDFAQAGKNAIAAGFDGVEIHGANGYLVDQFLQDTCNQRTDQWGGSVENRAKFPVDVAAALADAIGSDKVGFRISPYSTFQAMRMQDPVPQFSYLAQKLKELKLAYLHIIESRVNNWEDVEKIEGIEYLLEIWDNVSPVLVAGGFSPELAQKAVDEEYAKWDVAVVFGRHFLANPDLPFRIKHSLPLNKYDRDTFYTPSIPQGYIDYPFHPAFKPGMPLA from the coding sequence ATGTCGTCCAAGCTCTTCCAGCCGCTGAAGGTCGGCCAGGTCCAGTTGTCTCACCGTGTGGTGATGGCGCCCCTCACCCGTTTCCGCTTTGATGCAGACCACATCCCGCTCGACATCGCCCTCGAGTACTACACCCAGCGCGCCGCCGTTCCCGGTACACTCATTATCGCCGAGGCCGTGCTCATCTCCCCGGAGCATGGTGGCTTCCCCAACGCCCCGGGCATCTGGAACGAGCGCCAGATCGCCGGTTGGAAAAAGGTCACAGATGCTGTACACGAGAAAGGTAGCATCATTTACGCCCAACTTATCGCACCGGGCCGGGCCGCCGTCGTCCCTGTTCTAGAGAAAGAGGGCGGCCATCCGCTGCTCAGCTCCAGCGCTATCCCCATTAGCCCTGAGTCTCCGGTGCCCCGCGAGATGACAGCCGAAGAAATTGCTTCCGCTGTCAAGGACTTTGCGCAGGCTGGCAAGAACGCGATCGCAGCTGGTTTCGACGGCGTCGAGATCCACGGCGCGAATGGCTACCTCGTTGACCAATTTCTACAAGATACCTGCAATCAGCGCACCGATCAGTGGGGTGGCAGCGTCGAGAATCGGGCTAAATTTCCCGTTGATGTCGCAGCCGCGCTGGCCGACGCGATTGGCAGCGATAAAGTTGGATTCCGTATCAGCCCGTACAGCACGTTTCAGGCGATGAGGATGCAGGATCCCGTGCCTCAATTctcttacctcgcgcagaaGTTGAAGGAGCTCAAGCTTGCCTATCTGCACATCATCGAGTCTCGAGTCAACAACTGGGAAGATGTCGAGAAGATCGAGGGTATCGAGTACCTCTTAGAGATTTGGGATAACGTTTCGCCCGTTCTTGTCGCAGGCGGATTCTCACCCGAGCTGGCTCAGAAGGCCGTCGATGAGGAGTATGCCAAGTGGGATGTCGCTGTTGTATTCGGCCGTCATTTCTTAGCAAACCCGGACCTGCCATTCCGCATCAAGCACAGCCTTCCACTGAACAAATACGACCGCGACACTTTCTACACGCCATCTATCCCGCAAGGTTACATAGACTACCCGTTCCACCCTGCTTTCAAGCCGGGCATGCCATTAGCATAG
- a CDS encoding arylesterase, which yields MTPLSWEYWIPYFQKEGFEVHAPGWPGVDGRTHEEIRADPKPISLHRIEDIVDHYETYIRKLAEPPIIIGHSFGGLFAQILLSRGLGALGIAVCPAQPAGIIYISPSTIRTAMPIFTHPLHSDATVPISESHFHYCFGNLVAAEESKKLWERYCIPADSRVLWQLATNVTAGEAAPHYVQFDKPDRAPLLLIGASKDHIVTARTVRKEFKAYKGRAPVKYKEFGGMSHGLIFQEGWETGLKAQVDKQHNRTFIDQPRIIASESRRLFGGVVLLSCEVGVAHWEMTIVIGVDCTFHCWAFLSKFSVFVPVAGPTLTPTGLGVSSSDRDMLLAPLFPKSPTPSAFCKCSDSFHPKPLVLGLYAKGQNIATYQTGAHLHLYEPTVTVRMEWRGLLMRGRPPSAVRHLDKINLVAIFVTLNSIVSSDTTKLSP from the exons ATGACACCTCTTTCATGGGAGTATTGGATACCATATTTCCAGAAAGAAGGATTCGAGGTCCACGCCCCGGGTTGGCCGGGGGTGGACGGCCGAACGCACGAAGAGATCCGTGCGGACCCGAAGCCGATATCACTTCATCGAATCGAAGACATTGTAGACCATTACGAGACATACATCAGGAAGCTTGCAGAACCCCCCATCATCATTGGCCATTCTTTCGGCGGCCTGTTCGCCCAAATACTATTATCGCGAGGACTTGGCGCACTTGGAATCGCTGTGTGCCCTGCGCAACCAGCGGGGATCATTTACATTTCGCCAAGCACAATAAGAACGGCGATGCCCATCTTCACTCACCCACTGCATTCGGATGCGACAGTACCGATTTCCGAGAGTCACTTCCACTACTGCTTCGGCAACCTCGTTGCCGCTGAGGAGAGCAAGAAATTATGGGAGCGGTATTGCATACCTGCAGATTCCCGGGTCTTATGGCAACTAGCAACCAATGTGACAGCTGGAGAAGCGGCGCCTCACTACGTCCAGTTTGACAAACCGGATAGAGCACCTTTATTACTCATAGGAGCCTCGAAAGATCATATTGTGACAGCAAGAACCGTTAGGAAGGAGTTCAAGGCATATAAGGGACGTGCGCCAGTGAAATACAAGGAGTTCGGAGGCATGAGCCATGGTCTTATCTTCCAAGAAGGATGGGAAACG GGGCTCAAGGCTCAGGTAGACAAGCAGCATAATAGAACATTCATAGATCAGCCTAGAATCATTGCAAGCGAATCACGAAGATTGTTCGGTGGAGTCGTACTGCTGAGTTGTGAAGTTGGGGTGGCACATTGGGAGATGACAATCGTGAT TGGAGTTGACTGCACGTTTCACTGCTGGGCATTTCTAAGCAAATTCTCGGTCTTTGTACCCGTGGCAGGCCCTACTTTGACCCCAACAGGTCTTGGAGTATCTTCGAGCGACCGTGACATGCTATTGGCTCCTCTCTTTCCAAAGTCTCCAACACCATCCGCTTTTTGCAAATGCTCCGATAGCTTCCATCCCAAACCCCTGGTCCTGGGTCTTTACGCCAAGGGGCAGAACATTGCGACCTACCAAACAGGTGCTCACCTCCATCTTTATGAACCCACAGTAACAGTGAGAATGGAATGGAGGGGCTTGCTTATGAGGGGCAGACCGCCCTCTGCAGTGCGGCATCTGGATAAGATTAACTTGGTGGCCATCTTTGTCACGCTCAACTCTATTGTCTCATCTGATACTACCAAACTCTCTCCCTAG